From Thermoflavifilum aggregans, a single genomic window includes:
- a CDS encoding aspartate aminotransferase family protein, with product MPLFDVYQLLPVTPVRAEGRFIWDEQDNRYLDLYGGHAVISIGHSHPHYIKRIEQQLRQIAFYSNSVVNPLQEELAEKLGSISGYADYQLFLCNSGAEANENALKLASFVTGRKRVIAFRQSFHGRTSGAVAVTDNPAIQAPFNQQHEVSFVPLNDREALQQAMDQEVAAVIVEGIQGVGGIRLPDDGFLQHVAAICERYGAMLILDEVQSGYGRTGRFFAHQYAGIRPHLITMAKGMGNGFPIGGVLIHPDIQPRKGMLGTTFGGGYLACAAALAVLEIMEQENLIGHAAQLGEWLMQQLSQIPEIENLRGRGLMIGLDPKPDFAGLRKHLLQRHRIFTGEAKPHTIRLLPPLYLQQEEAELFLQALRQSLDEIRKETSAVSFHEKQKS from the coding sequence ATGCCTCTTTTTGATGTTTATCAATTGTTACCTGTTACGCCTGTAAGGGCAGAAGGCAGGTTTATATGGGATGAACAGGATAACCGGTATCTGGATTTATACGGCGGCCATGCGGTGATTTCCATCGGGCATAGCCATCCGCATTATATCAAGCGCATCGAACAACAACTCAGGCAAATTGCTTTTTATTCCAATAGCGTCGTCAATCCCTTGCAGGAAGAGCTGGCAGAAAAACTGGGTAGCATCAGCGGATATGCCGACTACCAGCTTTTTCTCTGCAATTCCGGCGCAGAAGCCAATGAAAATGCGCTGAAGCTTGCATCTTTTGTTACTGGTCGCAAACGTGTGATTGCTTTCCGGCAATCTTTCCATGGCCGTACTTCCGGAGCCGTGGCTGTAACCGACAATCCGGCCATTCAGGCTCCGTTCAATCAGCAACATGAAGTGAGCTTTGTGCCCCTGAATGATCGGGAAGCTTTGCAACAGGCTATGGATCAGGAGGTGGCTGCCGTGATTGTGGAAGGCATTCAGGGAGTGGGTGGTATTCGCCTGCCGGATGATGGTTTTCTGCAGCATGTGGCAGCAATTTGCGAAAGATACGGTGCCATGCTGATTCTGGATGAAGTGCAATCTGGCTATGGCCGCACCGGTCGTTTTTTCGCACATCAATATGCCGGTATCAGGCCCCATCTTATCACCATGGCCAAAGGCATGGGCAATGGCTTTCCAATTGGCGGTGTACTGATTCATCCGGATATTCAACCCCGCAAAGGCATGCTGGGCACCACTTTTGGCGGTGGTTACCTGGCTTGTGCGGCTGCGCTGGCCGTATTGGAAATTATGGAGCAGGAAAACCTAATCGGTCATGCTGCACAGTTAGGAGAATGGCTTATGCAGCAGCTGAGTCAGATACCGGAAATTGAAAATCTGCGGGGACGGGGGCTGATGATTGGTTTGGATCCCAAACCAGATTTTGCCGGGCTGCGGAAACATCTGTTGCAGCGGCATCGGATTTTTACCGGAGAAGCCAAACCACACACCATTCGCCTGCTTCCTCCACTTTACCTGCAACAAGAGGAAGCCGAGCTTTTCCTGCAGGCTTTGCGGCAATCTCTGGATGAAATTCGCAAGGAAACATCTGCCGTTTCATTTCACGAAAAACAAAAAAGTTAA
- the argC gene encoding N-acetyl-gamma-glutamyl-phosphate reductase: MSDGQQKIKVGIVGGAGYTGGELIRLLLYHPRVEIGFVHSRSHAGEPIYQVHRDLLGDTSMKFTDHLQEDADVWFLCMGHGESSRFLQQHRLPDHIRIIDLSQDFRLQEHAHNLAGREFVYGLPEWQRDRIRQAHDIANPGCFATAIQLGLLPLAKAGLLTDVHTTAITGSTGAGQKLQPSTHFSWRANNINAYKTLTHQHLREIRQTLLALQPSYNGQLFFIPWRGDFTRGIFVSSQLHCTLSQDEIFALYEDYYASHPFTHVSREMVDIKQVVNTNKVLIYPEKVGDQLVVHSVEDNLIKGASGQAVQNLNLMMGWDETLGLQLKASVF, encoded by the coding sequence ATGAGTGATGGACAACAAAAAATTAAAGTAGGAATTGTCGGTGGTGCAGGTTATACCGGCGGTGAGCTGATCCGTTTGCTGCTGTATCATCCCCGGGTGGAAATTGGTTTTGTCCACAGCCGCAGCCATGCTGGTGAGCCCATTTATCAGGTGCATCGGGATTTGCTGGGCGATACTTCCATGAAGTTTACAGACCATCTGCAGGAAGATGCGGATGTATGGTTTCTCTGCATGGGACATGGGGAATCATCGCGTTTTTTGCAGCAACATCGTTTACCTGATCATATACGGATTATTGATCTGAGTCAGGATTTCCGGCTGCAAGAACATGCGCACAATCTGGCCGGGCGGGAATTTGTGTATGGATTACCGGAATGGCAGCGCGATCGGATCCGGCAGGCGCACGATATAGCCAATCCTGGATGCTTTGCTACGGCTATTCAGCTGGGATTGCTGCCCCTGGCCAAGGCCGGACTGCTGACGGATGTGCATACTACAGCCATTACTGGCTCCACTGGCGCCGGTCAGAAACTGCAGCCCAGCACCCATTTTTCCTGGCGTGCCAATAATATCAATGCCTATAAAACCCTTACCCATCAACATCTCAGGGAAATCCGCCAGACGCTATTGGCCCTCCAGCCAAGCTATAACGGGCAGTTGTTTTTCATTCCCTGGCGCGGTGATTTTACCCGGGGCATCTTCGTCAGTTCACAACTGCATTGTACCCTGAGCCAGGATGAAATATTTGCGTTGTATGAAGATTATTATGCTTCTCATCCTTTTACACATGTGAGCAGGGAAATGGTGGATATCAAGCAGGTGGTAAACACCAATAAGGTACTGATCTATCCGGAGAAAGTTGGTGATCAGCTGGTGGTCCATTCGGTGGAAGATAATCTGATCAAAGGAGCTTCCGGACAGGCTGTGCAGAACCTGAATCTGATGATGGGATGGGATGAAACTTTAGGATTGCAGTTAAAAGCAAGTGTATTTTAA
- the argG gene encoding argininosuccinate synthase has product MKKKVVLGFSGGLDTSFCVKYLSEEKGYEVYTVTIDTGGFTPAELQSIEQRAYQLGAVQHTTIDAVKPYYERVLKYLIFGNVLKNNTYPLSVSAERITQALMLVEKAQEIQADAIAHGSTGAGNDQVRFDMVFHVLAPEKEIITPIRDLRLSREAEVQYLKEHGVDVSAEKSAYSINKGIWGTSVGGKETLTSDQFLPESAFPHQVSRHEPEDIVLQFEKGEPVGLNDASFAHPVDVIRALNEKAAAFGIGRDIHVGDTIIGIKGRVGFEAAGPLIILKAHHAIEKHVLTKWQLMMKDQLAIFYGNWVHEGLLLDPVMRDIESFFISSQQRVTGKVFVTLFPYRFQVNGIQSPYDLMQSKFGTYGEMNNAWTGEDVRGFSKIMANGLRIWYQTHQKAEAK; this is encoded by the coding sequence ATGAAGAAAAAAGTTGTTTTAGGATTCAGCGGAGGATTGGATACCTCCTTTTGTGTAAAATACCTTAGTGAAGAAAAAGGGTATGAAGTTTATACAGTTACCATTGACACGGGCGGGTTTACACCTGCAGAACTGCAATCCATTGAACAACGAGCTTATCAGTTAGGAGCCGTTCAGCATACCACCATCGATGCCGTAAAGCCTTACTATGAACGGGTGCTTAAATATCTCATTTTTGGAAACGTACTGAAAAACAATACCTATCCATTAAGTGTGAGTGCTGAGCGTATTACCCAGGCTCTGATGCTGGTTGAAAAGGCTCAGGAAATCCAGGCTGATGCCATTGCCCATGGCAGTACGGGTGCGGGCAATGATCAGGTACGTTTTGATATGGTTTTTCATGTGCTGGCCCCGGAAAAGGAAATCATCACACCCATCCGCGATCTGCGCCTGAGCCGGGAAGCAGAAGTGCAATACTTGAAAGAGCATGGCGTGGATGTGTCAGCTGAGAAATCGGCATATTCCATCAACAAAGGCATATGGGGAACTTCCGTAGGAGGAAAAGAAACCCTCACGTCGGACCAATTTTTGCCGGAATCAGCATTCCCGCATCAGGTGAGCCGGCATGAACCGGAAGATATAGTGTTGCAGTTTGAAAAAGGTGAACCGGTGGGATTGAATGATGCGTCTTTTGCACATCCGGTAGATGTGATCCGTGCTTTGAATGAAAAGGCTGCAGCTTTTGGTATTGGACGCGATATTCACGTGGGCGACACTATTATTGGTATCAAAGGCCGGGTGGGTTTTGAAGCCGCCGGCCCGTTGATTATCCTGAAAGCGCATCATGCCATAGAAAAACATGTGCTTACCAAATGGCAACTGATGATGAAAGATCAGCTGGCCATCTTTTATGGAAACTGGGTGCATGAGGGTTTATTGCTCGATCCGGTGATGCGCGATATAGAATCGTTTTTCATTTCTTCCCAGCAAAGGGTTACAGGAAAAGTATTCGTCACCCTATTCCCATATCGTTTTCAGGTCAATGGTATTCAATCGCCCTATGATCTCATGCAAAGCAAGTTTGGAACCTACGGGGAGATGAACAATGCATGGACGGGCGAGGATGTGCGTGGCTTTTCCAAAATCATGGCCAATGGTTTACGGATATGGTATCAGACTCATCAAAAAGCTGAAGCCAAATGA
- a CDS encoding GNAT family N-acetyltransferase, producing MENKQPFIVRVATADDARYAEQITEEMAASAKARGTGIARRSPEYIRQKMEEGKAVIAVTPDGQWVGFCYIEAWSHGKFVANSGLIVSPPFRGSGAAKAIKRKIFELSRQKYPEAKIFGLTTTLAVMKINSELGYVPVTYSELTDDDEFWKGCQSCVNYEILMSKNRKNCLCTAMLFDPAAQKKKEAETNATPAISGQRINGRKRRTFAGNWKLFERWLRFKRYVLLKPYRKKDEAAAAAGPVQEKRKFFFDLF from the coding sequence TTGGAAAACAAACAACCGTTTATCGTACGGGTAGCCACAGCAGATGATGCCCGTTATGCCGAACAGATTACCGAAGAAATGGCAGCTTCGGCCAAAGCCAGAGGTACCGGCATTGCACGTCGTTCACCGGAATACATCCGCCAGAAAATGGAGGAAGGCAAAGCCGTGATTGCGGTTACGCCCGATGGCCAATGGGTGGGCTTTTGCTATATCGAAGCTTGGAGCCATGGCAAATTTGTGGCCAACTCAGGACTCATCGTCTCCCCGCCCTTCAGGGGAAGCGGCGCTGCCAAGGCTATTAAGCGCAAAATATTTGAATTATCCCGCCAGAAATATCCGGAGGCCAAAATATTCGGTCTTACTACCACATTGGCCGTAATGAAAATCAATTCCGAACTGGGTTATGTGCCGGTTACCTATTCAGAACTTACCGATGATGATGAATTCTGGAAAGGCTGTCAGAGTTGTGTGAACTATGAAATTCTGATGAGCAAAAACCGGAAAAACTGCCTCTGCACGGCTATGCTGTTTGATCCGGCTGCACAAAAGAAAAAGGAAGCAGAGACAAATGCAACTCCTGCCATATCAGGCCAAAGGATCAATGGCAGGAAAAGAAGAACCTTTGCCGGTAACTGGAAATTGTTTGAACGCTGGCTGCGCTTCAAGCGCTATGTGTTGCTGAAGCCTTACCGCAAAAAAGATGAAGCTGCTGCAGCCGCAGGTCCTGTACAGGAAAAAAGAAAGTTTTTCTTTGATCTGTTTTAA